Proteins from one Lepidochelys kempii isolate rLepKem1 chromosome 6, rLepKem1.hap2, whole genome shotgun sequence genomic window:
- the TSG101 gene encoding tumor susceptibility gene 101 protein isoform X1, whose protein sequence is MALSESQLKKMLAKYKYRDLTVQETTSVITQYKDLKPVMDAYVFNDGSSRDLMSLTGTIPVPYRGNTYNIPICLWLLDTYPFNPPICFVKPTSSMTIKTGKHVDANGKIYLPYLHEWKHPQSDLIGLIQIMIVVFGEEPPVFSRPTISTSFQPYQATGPPNTSYMPGMPSGISPYPPGHPPNPSGYPGYPYPPGGPFPATTSGQHYTSQPPVTTVADARRKQKQVWICGHSYVFWAEKRALVRSFGPQLGIRVEDAKLHWIGKSGMMWDQLIPTLFHARRRLPDPDVLVIHLGGNDLGTTKFVDLIIRIKKDLGFIKHTFKNVILVWSNIVPRKAWNQEETYRFMDKNRKKVNREIGNFMKFIGGCVIRHDSLVPESPGLFHLDGVLLSQSGTDVFNLDLLSVLETLI, encoded by the exons ATGGCGCTGTCCGAGAGCCAGCTGAAGAAGATGCTCGCCAAG TATAAGTATAGAGATCTGACGGTGCAGGAAACCACCAGTGTTATTACCCAATACAAAGACCTCAAACCTGTAATGGATGCATATG TTTTTAATGATGGCTCGTCCAGGGACCTGATGAGCCTCACTGGAACCATTCCTGTGCCTTATAGAG gTAACACATACAATATCCCAATATGTCTGTGGCTACTGGATACCTACCCTTTCAATCCCCCAATCTGTTTTGTTAAACCAACTAGTTCAATGACCATTAAAACTGGGAAGCATGTTGACGCAAATGGAAAGATATATCTTCCTTATCTGCATGAGTGGAAACAT CCCCAGTCAGACTTGATAGGATTGATTCAAATTATGATCGTGGTGTTCGGAGAGGAACCTCCAGTCTTTTCTCGGCCTACCATTTCAACATCCTTCCAACCATACCAAGCAACAGGACCACCAAATA CATCCTACATGCCAGGCATGCCAAGTGGAATCTCTCCCTATCCACCAGGACACCCTCCTAACCCAAG TGGCTACCCGGGCTACCCTTATCCACCTGGTGGTCCGTTTCCAGCGACAACAAGTGGTCAGCACTACACTTCTCAGCCTCCTGTGACTACTGTTG CAGATGCCAGAAGAAAGCAGAAGCAGGTATGGATTTGTGGTCATTCGTATGTTTTCTGGGCAGAAAAACGGGCACTCGTAAGAAGCTTTGGTCCACAGCTGGGCATTCGAGTGGAGGATGCCAAATTGCACTGGATAGGAAAGAGCGGCATGATGTGGGATCAGTTAATACCCACTCTGTTTCATGCACGAAGGCGTCTGCCAGATCCTGATGTGCTGGTGATACACCTGGGAGGAAATGATCTGGGGACAACAAAATTTGTGGATCTTATAATCCGAATTAAGAAAGATTTAGGATTTATCAAGCACACATTCAAGAATGTCATTCTGGTCTGGTCAAACATTGTGCCCCGAAAGGCATGGAACCAAGAAGAGACCTATAGATTCATGGATAAGAACAGAAAAAAAGTCAATAGGGAAATTGGCAACTTTATGAAGTTTATTGGAGGGTGTGTGATCCGACACGATTCCCTTGTACCAGAGTCTCCGGGTTTATTCCATCTAGATGGTGTTCTCTTATCTCAAAGTGGTACTGATGTCTTCAACCTGGATTTACTGAGTGTTTTGGAGACTTTGATATGA